The Zootoca vivipara chromosome 5, rZooViv1.1, whole genome shotgun sequence genome includes the window atttcttaatcttttgccATATAAGTGCATGGTGGTCATGATCCTGCTATGACCCCCCCTTCCTTGGATCAGGCCATgatccaccagttgaagaccagtgagtTACAGATTATGAACAAATGAAATTTTCAGAAGCAAAACCTTTCATATTAGGGCATGGAGGGCTAGTGGTTATGATCCTAAATATCAAATTCATTAGAAAAACAATCAGTCTCCTACTAATAAAAGGAAAGGCCAGAAACAATTACCTCTACTccaagcaagcaaaacaaaacacacaattgaaccaggttttttttggggggggttcaacCAGCTTCCCGCTTTTGTTAATTACACAGTATTACCACATCAGTGTGTTGCACACTGTCTATAATGTAAATACATACTTTATGTGTTTTGTAAATGTTTGGCATAACCATACAATGTAATTAACTCTTACCTGGGTCATCTTGGCAAGATCCAGTGAAGGTCTTTGTTCCTTTACTTCTTCAGGCCGCCGCCGTTTAATTCCAACTTTCTTGTCATTAAGGACACATGGCTGGGACCGGCTTCGGGAAAGCCCGTTGGAGCGCCTTGTCAGCTCTGGGGTTGAGGCAggtgtgctgctggctgagggcaggcaaTATTCCGAAAAAGAAATCTGATCATGGGAGCAGGAGAGAGACCGCTGGATGTCAACCCTGCCACCTTCTACAGAGCCGTGGTCGCTGCCCCAGATATCACTCGCCTGCCCATAAGTGGCTGACCTTCTCATTCCTTGGCATGGCTGGCATCCTAATCTGTTGCTAAACGCAGACTGGTCGTAGGATGAGGAAAGAGTGTTTGACCTGGAAGGAAGGCTAAAGCTTGAGCTTCTCTGCATGGTGGTGAATCCATTGGAATAGCGCTGGACACTTCCACCACTGTAACACCGTCTCTTTTCTACAGGAGTCCAGACCTTTGATCCTATAGGCCTCCATGAAGCCCTACAGCTAGACATCTCATCAGAAAAAGAGAGCGACCTACACTGGCGTTTGCTGGGAGGTGCTGAGGGATTGCCATTGCGGTCACTGAGGCTGAGGTCTTTGATCAAGttggtcactgcgcatgtgctaGCTGCCTCTCTCTGCCATATGGCGCTTTCTTCGCTTTTGTCAGGCAGGCAGTCCCAAATGCTGGCGCTTGGCTGATCGATCTGAAGGGGACATTTCCTACTGAGATCTCTCCATCTGTCATTTTCTAAGTTGGAAATGATAAAATGATATACATTCATTAGCACCAATTAGCAATATGGTTCACctgccatattttttaaaacaacaacaacaacaacaacaatatatttcatGGGACACTTCACTATAAACTAGTTAATTGTTAGAATTTGGTTTGACAAATAATTGATTAAGGATGGAGGGACAAACAAGCTAGTTAActaaggaggagcagcagcagaaaatattGAAAAACAAGCAGCAGTGTGCCCCCCTTTTTCATGAACAAACCCTTTTAATGTAAAAACATATTGagctgacttttttaaaaaaacttaaacatAAAGGTTTAATGTGAATGTAAGAGTTTAAAGAGGGTCAAAAATCAAGACAGGCACAGTATTAAACACTGATGTTGCTCAGCCTGTATAAATTGATGTCAGATCTTTCTTCTGTGATGAACAGTAGCAGTACAAACATAATGTTCTCCATGGCTAAGAATGCCATCTTTTCAATAAGATCCACTTTCATCCAGGCACAGCTGCTGCTTTTTGAGCAGGTCTGCAGCAGTTTGAAGAACTAGGCTGGCCGCTGAGTTATCTAGCAGTGTTTTGGTGCTGTATTTTGTTCTATTTCCTCATAGGAAACAAACCCAATTATATTTTGTTTCCATGCAAACATGAATAAAAGGACAAACAGTTAAGCCATTTTGAATACACACTGGACTCAATGGCAACAATGAGGAAGAactgagttgtttttttaaacggAAAGGGCACTGCAAGTCCAAAACACTAAGGTCGGAGATCAACATTATGCTAGTTATTAGGTGTGTGTATGGATAAACTTATTtgcaaggaagcaagcaagcaaggccaTCTATCACAAGGATAGTCATAATTTTATAACCTGGATTTGTAAACAGAAACATGTATTGAATGCGTAACGATCACTGTTAAATTTTAATGTGATTATGCCCAAAATGATGAAGACAAGTAGGGCTAAATCTGGAAAAACAAACAGGCTATTCATCATAATAAGCCGCTAGGGTAATACAGCTCTACCAACAAtgactaaaataataaaatggttcCAGTAATATAATAATGCTTAAATATGAACCTTTTAACACCCCACACACATGGATGTCCTGAACTGCATGGCCACCCCTTGTTGTCTACTTCAACTAGCGTTTACAGACGGATGCCCGCGCTACCCGTCCATCAAAATGCTGTGATCTGTTTTTGGATGCAGCTATcagttctgttccccccccctcactttaaTGATCACAATGCAAAGCAAGAAATACACATTTAGCAATTACAGCTATGTTTAGATGTCACTTATTTTCCCACCAT containing:
- the FAM53B gene encoding protein FAM53B isoform X1; its protein translation is MHDFVTMVMILTTTLENKGADSLSCRAELHTPKKMSQGPTLFSCGIMENDRWRDLSRKCPLQIDQPSASIWDCLPDKSEESAIWQREAASTCAVTNLIKDLSLSDRNGNPSAPPSKRQCRSLSFSDEMSSCRASWRPIGSKVWTPVEKRRCYSGGSVQRYSNGFTTMQRSSSFSLPSRSNTLSSSYDQSAFSNRLGCQPCQGMRRSATYGQASDIWGSDHGSVEGGRVDIQRSLSCSHDQISFSEYCLPSASSTPASTPELTRRSNGLSRSRSQPCVLNDKKVGIKRRRPEEVKEQRPSLDLAKMTQNCQTFNSLSCLSITADDCSQQNQFSPGIGGTKSWTTASLCTLDVMPGRTPACTPVPEPHSNTEECKSSKEDFSYEESEFCATEDESSRKEEDNSSWRNSGTGGDNIFQLDGELDIEQIENN
- the FAM53B gene encoding protein FAM53B isoform X2; protein product: MSQGPTLFSCGIMENDRWRDLSRKCPLQIDQPSASIWDCLPDKSEESAIWQREAASTCAVTNLIKDLSLSDRNGNPSAPPSKRQCRSLSFSDEMSSCRASWRPIGSKVWTPVEKRRCYSGGSVQRYSNGFTTMQRSSSFSLPSRSNTLSSSYDQSAFSNRLGCQPCQGMRRSATYGQASDIWGSDHGSVEGGRVDIQRSLSCSHDQISFSEYCLPSASSTPASTPELTRRSNGLSRSRSQPCVLNDKKVGIKRRRPEEVKEQRPSLDLAKMTQNCQTFNSLSCLSITADDCSQQNQFSPGIGGTKSWTTASLCTLDVMPGRTPACTPVPEPHSNTEECKSSKEDFSYEESEFCATEDESSRKEEDNSSWRNSGTGGDNIFQLDGELDIEQIENN